Genomic window (Leeia aquatica):
CGTCACGGTGCCTTGCAGCGCATGGCCCTCGGTGGCAACCAGGGTCAACGCTGAAATCAGCAGCGGGCCGGAACAGGGGCTCCACACCAGGCCCAGTACCGCACCCAGACCAAAATACCCGGCCAACGAAGCTGTATCCAGGCGCGCTGACCACCGGTTTGCACCATTGGCCAATGGGCTGATCCAGCGGCTGAAACCATCGCGCAAGCCCGGCAGCAACAACACCGCCCCCAGCAGCAGCAGTATCCCGCCACCGAATTGGCGCAGTCGGACATCATTCAGCCCCAGCAAGGGCCCAGCTGTACCCAGCAGTAGCCCGAGTACGGCAAACGCGGTCACCATGCCCAGCCCCATCATCAGCGGGCCAGCGCGATGCCGTTGCAGACTGCCGCCCGCTACCAGGGGCAGCAGCGGGAATACACAGGGGCTGAGGGTGGACAGCCCGCCTGCCAGTATGGCCAGCAGCCATGGTCCCATACTCTGCCACACCATCTCAGTGTGCCACAGCGGTGAGCAGTGCAGTTTTCAACGGCGCAACCTCGGTATAACCGCCCTGGCGCGCTGTTTCATGCTTGCCACGGAACACCACTACCGTGGATTGCGCCCGAATCTGCATACGCTGCTTCAACGCTGCTTCGGTG
Coding sequences:
- a CDS encoding cytochrome c biogenesis CcdA family protein is translated as MGPWLLAILAGGLSTLSPCVFPLLPLVAGGSLQRHRAGPLMMGLGMVTAFAVLGLLLGTAGPLLGLNDVRLRQFGGGILLLLGAVLLLPGLRDGFSRWISPLANGANRWSARLDTASLAGYFGLGAVLGLVWSPCSGPLLISALTLVATEGHALQGTVTLAAFGLGAAIPLVLAAYASRAAFLRVRERVLKHAYRLQQGFGLLLMLLGVAILLGWDKRVEALLVGLMPDQWVSLTTRF